CTAGACCGTTAATTGTCTTTAAACCTTTTGATGAAGCTCTTTTTAAAAACTCAGTGTAGAGAGGAGAATAAACGAACTCTATTGCAAGCTTTCCTTTAACGCATTCCTCATGAATATACGATGGAGTTGGAGTAGAGTTAACTACGACATCATAGTCAAAACCGCATGAAGGAACAACTTTTGCTGAATATCCTTTTTCCTTTAGTCTTTCAGATAATTCCTGAGCCTTGTTTACAGTCCTATTAATTATAAAAATTTCTGACCCTAAAGAGCTCAAAGCAAATGCTGCGGCTTTTGCAGCTCCGCCTGCACCAAATATCAAACTTTTCTCAACTTTGCCTATTCCTTTCTCTAAAACTAGGCTTTTAACAGCTAAATAATCAGTATTAAATCCTCTTTTCTTAAATATAGTATTTACTGCACCTATCTCTTCAGCTTCTTTACTTAATCCGTCAAGTAGAGGAATTATTTTTTCCTTATAAGGTATTGTTACATTAAGCCCTTCGCTTACTTCCAATAAGCCCTTTGCAATTTCCTTGAACTTCTCCTCCTCTTTAATATCAAATGCAAGATAGACTGCATTTATTCCCATCTTTTCGAATGAGTAATTATGTATTGCAGGGGATAGTGTGTAAGGAATATTTTTACCTATTATCCCAAAAAGCTTTGTAGAGTAGTCTATAAACATTGCGAAGCAAACCCTTTAACGGTCTCTGTTGGAACTCTAACTACTTTATAATTTCCTATTCTTGTGGGAAAAGGCATAAGAATTTCATTACCCCTGATCTTCTTATCCTTTTCTACTGAAGCTAAAGCTAAATCTTTAGAGTAATGGAAAGGCAATTTTTCTGGAGTTATTGGTAAACCATAAAGGCTTAACATCCATAAAGTGTCTTCTACTACTCCCTCTTCAGAATATCCCATTTCCTCAGCAATTTTTGCTTCACATACCATTCCTACTGATATTGCATAGCCGTGAGGTATAGTAAAATTAGACCCTGCTTCTATTGCATGACCAATAGTATGGCCAAAGTTTAGGACAACTCTTATACCTTTTGTCTCCTTCTCGTCTTCTTTTACCACTTCAAGCTTATCTTTAATAGACCTATAGATGATCTCTTCTAGTGCGTCCTCGTCTTTTTCTAGGACTCTTTTATCGTTCATTGCAAGATAATCATAAAGTTCCTTATCAAGCACTAGAGCATATTTTATTACCTCAGCTAATCCTTTCCTTACCTCTTCTTCTGGAAGGGTTTTAATGAAGTTTAAATCTACTATAATTAATGAAGGCTGATAAAAAGTTCCAAGAATGTTTTTTGCGTTACCGAAATTAACTCCGTTTTTACCACCAATCGCAGCATCTACCATTCCTAAAAGTGTTGTAGGAATATTAATCAAATTAAGTCCACGCATATATATCGAGGAAACAAAACCTACAAGGTCTAAAACAGTACCCCCGCCTATGGCTATGACGTAATCTCCTCTGTTAAAATCATGGTCGTAAAGTGTCTTTACTAGATCAAGGACATTACTCACATCCTTAGCTTTTTCCCCATCC
This genomic interval from Acidianus sp. HS-5 contains the following:
- a CDS encoding shikimate dehydrogenase is translated as MFIDYSTKLFGIIGKNIPYTLSPAIHNYSFEKMGINAVYLAFDIKEEEKFKEIAKGLLEVSEGLNVTIPYKEKIIPLLDGLSKEAEEIGAVNTIFKKRGFNTDYLAVKSLVLEKGIGKVEKSLIFGAGGAAKAAAFALSSLGSEIFIINRTVNKAQELSERLKEKGYSAKVVPSCGFDYDVVVNSTPTPSYIHEECVKGKLAIEFVYSPLYTEFLKRASSKGLKTINGLEILVRQALEAQKIWLGKSLNDKEVVDFLYARKLIR
- the aroB gene encoding 3-dehydroquinate synthase, coding for MRKINEEICCSKVDVIVNTNYKEFLNSIHGKKAIFYSKSLNIDYRGDLNIPIEDGEKAKDVSNVLDLVKTLYDHDFNRGDYVIAIGGGTVLDLVGFVSSIYMRGLNLINIPTTLLGMVDAAIGGKNGVNFGNAKNILGTFYQPSLIIVDLNFIKTLPEEEVRKGLAEVIKYALVLDKELYDYLAMNDKRVLEKDEDALEEIIYRSIKDKLEVVKEDEKETKGIRVVLNFGHTIGHAIEAGSNFTIPHGYAISVGMVCEAKIAEEMGYSEEGVVEDTLWMLSLYGLPITPEKLPFHYSKDLALASVEKDKKIRGNEILMPFPTRIGNYKVVRVPTETVKGFASQCL